A stretch of the Vigna radiata var. radiata cultivar VC1973A chromosome 9, Vradiata_ver6, whole genome shotgun sequence genome encodes the following:
- the LOC106772899 gene encoding 60S ribosomal export protein NMD3, which produces MFSSSGMADGSGMFKVHQTIGSVLCCKCGIPMQPNAANMCVKCLSSEVDITEGLLKRLVLVHCPECESYLQPPRSWVKLQLESKELLTFCLKKLQKNFNSSKVRLVHAEFIWTEPHSRRVKVKVKVQKEVINGAILEQSYTVEYVQQEHMCESCSRVQANPDQWVAAVQLRQHVSHRRTFFYLEQLILKHGAAASAIRIKQMEQGIDFFFSNRSHAVKFVEFVGKVAPVRSRSDKQLVSHDPKSNNYNYKYTFSVEISSICREDLICLPPKVAVSLGNIGPIVICTKVTNSIALLDPFTLRHCFLDADQYWRTSFKSLLTSRQLVEYIVLDVEVVSSEVTIGGTKYLLADAQVARVSDFGKNDTIFNIRTHLGHLLNPGDYALGYDLYGANSNDMELDKFKGHIPEAILIKKSYEEKRQKKRGKPRSWKLKSLEMEVDDRRLDQDKMGSEYEQFLKDLEENPDMRFNISLYRNKEYQPSEMASVTDGDELPSVPLDELLADLDLSEDEDEEDNMTE; this is translated from the coding sequence ATGTTTAGTTCATCAGGCATGGCAGATGGATCTGGTATGTTCAAGGTTCATCAAACAATTGGCAGTGTTTTGTGCTGCAAGTGTGGAATTCCAATGCAGCCAAATGCTGCTAATATGTGTGTGAAGTGTTTGAGCTCGGAAGTTGACATTACCGAAGGATTACTGAAGCGGCTAGTGCTGGTGCATTGCCCTGAGTGTGAGAGTTACTTGCAGCCACCAAGAAGTTGGGTCAAGCTACAGCTAGAATCAAAGGAGCTGCTGACATTTTGCTTGAAGAAATTGcagaaaaattttaattctagtaAAGTGAGGTTGGTACATGCCGAGTTTATTTGGACTGAACCCCATTCCAGGAGGGTAAAAGTCAAGGTCAAGGTTCAGAAAGAGGTTATCAATGGAGCAATTCTTGAACAGTCTTATACCGTGGAGTATGTTCAACAAGAGCATATGTGTGAATCTTGTTCTAGGGTTCAGGCTAATCCTGACCAGTGGGTTGCTGCTGTGCAACTTAGACAACATGTTTCTCATAGGCGTACTTTCTTTTATCTAGAGCAGCTAATTCTGAAGCATGGTGCTGCTGCCAGTGCCATAAGAATCAAGCAGATGGAACAAGGTATTGACTTCTTCTTCTCCAATAGAAGTCATGCAGTTAAATTTGTGGAGTTTGTTGGGAAAGTTGCTCCCGTAAGGAGCCGCAGTGATAAGCAGCTAGTTTCCCATGATCCAAAGAGTAATAACTACAACTACAAATATACGTTTTCTGTTGAAATCAGCTCCATTTGCCGCGAGGATTTAATCTGTCTGCCTCCAAAAGTTGCTGTTAGTTTGGGAAATATTGGTCCTATTGTGATTTGCACCAAGGTTACCAACAGCATTGCTTTGCTTGATCCATTTACCCTGAGGCACTGTTTCTTAGATGCTGATCAATATTGGAGAACATCCTTCAAGTCATTACTTACTAGCAGACAGTTAGTGGAATATATAGTGCTGGATGTGGAGGTTGTTTCATCGGAGGTTACTATTGGTGGCACAAAATATCTCTTAGCAGATGCTCAAGTTGCTCGTGTGTCAGATTTTGGCAAGAACGACACAATATTTAACATCAGGACTCATCTGGGCCATCTTTTAAATCCTGGTGATTATGCTCTTGGTTATGATCTGTATGGGGCTAATAGTAATGACATGGAGTTGGACAAGTTCAAAGGGCACATTCCTGAAGCAATTTTAATAAAGAAGAGTTATGAAGAGAAGCGCCAAAAGAAACGTGGGAAGCCTCGGTCATGGAAACTTAAATCACTTGAAATGGAGGTTGATGATAGGAGACTTGATCAAGACAAAATGGGCTCAGAATATGAACAATTCTTGAAAGATTTGGAAGAAAACCCTGATATGAGGTTCAACATATCTTTGTACCGAAACAAGGAGTACCAGCCATCAGAGATGGCATCTGTGACTGATGGCGATGAGCTACCTTCTGTTCCATTGGATGAATTATTGGCAGATCTTGATCtgagtgaagatgaagatgaagaagacaaCATGACAGAGTGA
- the LOC106773680 gene encoding lamin-like protein codes for MKGSWKLRCALLLLISAVATATDHIVGANRGWNPGLNYTLWANNHTFYVGDLISFRYQKNQYNVFEVNQTGYDNCTTEGAVGNWSSGKDFIPLNKAKRYYFICGNGQCFSGMKVSVIVHPLPPPPTSAISAEHSTSHSASPLLFKRSLLLSSLFACFGFLLM; via the exons ATGAAAGGCTCATGGAAACTCCGATGTGCCCTCTTGCTACTCATCTCCGCCGTAGCCACCGCCACCGACCACATTGTCGGTGCCAATCGTGGGTGGAACCCTGGCCTCAACTACACTCTCTGGGCTAACAACCACACTTTCTACGTCGGCGACCTTATCT CATTCAGGTACCAGAAAAACCAATACAATGTGTTCGAGGTGAACCAAACTGGGTATGACAACTGCACCACTGAAGGGGCGGTCGGAAATTGGAGCAGTGGAAAGGATTTCATACCCCTGAATAAGGCCAAGAGATATTACTTCATCTGTGGAAATGGCCAATGCTTCAGTGGAATGAAGGTGTCTGTTATTGTGCACcctcttcctccacctcccacCTCTGCAATTTCTGCTGAACATTCAACGTCACACTCTGCTTCTCCTCTGCTTTTCAAACGCTCTCTGTTGCTGTCTTCTCTTTTCGCTTGCTTTGGATTTCTCTTGATGTAG
- the LOC106773833 gene encoding uncharacterized protein LOC106773833 has protein sequence MSSDAKPNSGGNVGGGFRSKVNFYLHSGDKKHVFIGLTLITAVFSVPWFFMNRGSKHQSHQDYLEKADKARSERLSSSSASAK, from the exons ATGAGCAGCGACGCAAAACCCAATAGCGGTGGCAACGTCGGAGGAGGATTCAGGTCAAAGGTCAATTTCTATCTCCACAGCGGCGACAAGAAACATGTTTTCATTGGTTTAACTCTCATCACCGCTGTCTTTAGCGTCCCATGGTTCTTTATGAATCGAG GGAGTAAACACCAGTCTCACCAAGATTACTTGGAAAAAGCTGATAAAGCAAGGAGCGAAAGACTTTCATCCAGTTCAGCTTCTGCTAAATGA
- the LOC106773527 gene encoding chaperone protein dnaJ 8, chloroplastic, translating into MAAATAAGVVGGNASSASWMQFKGKERKHAKMNRSRVYCSYSSSVMDPYKTLRIQRGASESEVRKAFRQLALQYHPDVCRGSNCGVQFHEINEAYDTVMARLRGESTATETYESIYDNDTDESLRETNGPDYDMWEEWMGWEGAGIRDYTSHINPYI; encoded by the exons ATGGCTGCTGCGACTGCTGCTGGGGTTGTTGGTGGTAATGCTTCGTCTGCTTCCTGGATGCAATTCAAAGGCAAGGAAAGGAAGCATGCCAAGATGAACAGATCTAGGGTATATTGctcttattcttcttctgtCATGGATCCTTACAAGACCTTGAGAATACAACGAGGTGCCTCTGAATCTGAAGTCAGGAAGGCTTTCCGACAGCTCGCTCTGCAG TACCATCCAGATGTATGTAGAGGGAGCAATTGTGGGGTGCAATTTCACGAAATCAACGAGGCATATGAT ACTGTGATGGCTAGGTTGAGAGGAGAATCAACTGCGACAGAAACTTACGAGAGCATCTATGATAATGACACAGATGAGTCACTGAGAGAAACGAACGGCCCAGATTATGACATGTGGGAGGAGTGGATGGGGTGGGAAGGAGCAGGAATCCGTGACTACACTTCACATATTAATCCATACATATGA